Proteins encoded by one window of Ramlibacter tataouinensis:
- a CDS encoding TRAP transporter substrate-binding protein yields the protein MDRRSLIKHAGIAGVLAAGVAPAVHAQAAIRWRLASSFPKSLDTIFGGAEVFAARVKAMSGGKFEISTHAAGELMPAFGVVDGVQQGTVEVAHTAPYYFFGKDECFALGCAIPFGLNSRQMTAWMYEGNGLKLMREFYARYNMISFPAGNTGAQMGGWYRKEIKSIKDVKGLKFRVGGFAGKVMERLGAVPQNIPGGEIYQALEKGTLDAAEWVGPYDDQKLGFNKVAPYYYYPGWWEGGPQLDVFINQKAFDSLSAENKAIIETAATEALVVMQARYDGRNPAALKQLVGGGSKLRRFPTDVMNAAFKSSLELYAELSTKNEMWKKIYADYSKFRADQNLWFRFAEAGFDNFMQSQKL from the coding sequence ATGGATCGTCGTTCACTGATCAAGCATGCCGGCATCGCCGGCGTGCTGGCCGCCGGGGTGGCACCCGCCGTGCACGCGCAGGCCGCCATCCGCTGGCGCCTGGCCTCCAGCTTCCCGAAGTCGCTCGACACCATCTTTGGCGGCGCCGAGGTGTTCGCGGCCCGCGTCAAGGCCATGTCGGGCGGCAAGTTCGAGATCTCCACCCATGCAGCCGGCGAGCTGATGCCCGCGTTCGGCGTGGTCGATGGCGTGCAGCAGGGCACGGTGGAAGTGGCCCACACGGCGCCGTACTACTTCTTCGGCAAGGACGAGTGCTTCGCGCTCGGCTGCGCCATCCCGTTCGGCCTGAACAGCCGCCAGATGACGGCCTGGATGTACGAGGGCAACGGCCTGAAGCTGATGCGCGAGTTCTATGCGCGCTACAACATGATCAGCTTCCCGGCCGGCAACACCGGCGCCCAGATGGGCGGCTGGTACCGCAAGGAAATCAAGAGCATCAAGGACGTCAAGGGCCTGAAGTTCCGCGTCGGCGGCTTCGCCGGCAAGGTGATGGAGCGCCTGGGCGCAGTGCCGCAGAACATCCCCGGCGGCGAGATCTACCAGGCGCTGGAGAAGGGCACGCTCGACGCCGCCGAGTGGGTCGGGCCGTACGACGACCAGAAGCTGGGCTTCAACAAGGTCGCGCCCTACTACTACTACCCGGGCTGGTGGGAGGGCGGCCCGCAACTGGACGTGTTCATCAACCAGAAGGCGTTCGACAGCCTGTCGGCGGAGAACAAGGCGATCATCGAGACCGCCGCGACCGAGGCGCTGGTCGTCATGCAGGCCCGCTACGACGGGCGCAACCCGGCGGCGCTCAAGCAACTGGTGGGCGGCGGCAGCAAGCTGCGTCGGTTCCCGACCGACGTGATGAACGCCGCGTTTAAGTCCTCGCTCGAGCTGTACGCGGAGCTCAGCACCAAGAACGAGATGTGGAAGAAGATCTACGCCGACTACAGCAAATTCCGCGCAGACCAGAACCTGTGGTTCCGCTTTGCCGAGGCCGGCTTCGACAACTTCATGCAGAGCCAGAAACTCTGA